The following coding sequences lie in one bacterium genomic window:
- a CDS encoding PorV/PorQ family protein — protein sequence MEKRVRIFILTVMVLLSAIRAYAGTGTTGYELFRTDGFARSSALAGSGVAMAGDLSALQTNPAGLAVLEGRSAAASFTKHVLDINQGTLAFANRVSEKLIWAAGLDYLSYGSFDRADENGFQSGEFGASDFQLRGAVAHTFRGDVRLGGVLKYQYRDIDGIAATAIATDLGIQYETGFNDWTVGAAIKSLGMATSAFLSEKDDLPTSYELGFSVPLEHLPVKFNMTGAYVSQDGLEARGGLEVSFTPQFFARLGYSTIGIDQRTGLSSDTFAGFSAGLGLKIKHLSFDYALTSHGEIGFLNRFTVGTSL from the coding sequence ATGGAGAAGCGAGTGCGCATATTCATCTTAACCGTCATGGTCTTGTTAAGCGCAATCAGAGCCTACGCTGGGACAGGGACAACGGGTTATGAGCTGTTCAGGACTGATGGGTTTGCCAGGTCTTCGGCTCTTGCTGGTAGTGGAGTTGCCATGGCTGGTGACTTGTCGGCACTGCAGACGAATCCGGCGGGCTTAGCTGTCTTGGAGGGCAGAAGCGCGGCCGCAAGCTTCACCAAGCACGTGCTGGACATAAATCAGGGCACACTTGCCTTCGCGAACAGAGTTTCAGAGAAGCTTATCTGGGCTGCCGGCTTAGACTATTTGAGTTACGGGTCTTTTGACCGCGCAGATGAAAACGGATTCCAGAGCGGTGAGTTTGGTGCTTCTGACTTCCAGCTTCGCGGGGCGGTAGCGCATACTTTTCGGGGAGACGTGAGGTTGGGCGGGGTCCTGAAGTATCAGTATCGGGATATTGATGGGATCGCCGCCACCGCTATCGCGACAGACCTCGGAATCCAATATGAGACGGGGTTCAATGACTGGACGGTGGGGGCAGCAATCAAGTCACTTGGCATGGCAACAAGTGCATTTTTGAGTGAAAAAGACGACCTGCCTACCAGTTACGAGCTTGGATTTTCTGTTCCGCTTGAACATCTTCCCGTAAAGTTCAATATGACGGGAGCATACGTCAGTCAAGACGGACTTGAAGCAAGGGGTGGATTGGAGGTAAGCTTCACTCCTCAGTTCTTTGCCCGCCTCGGCTATTCGACTATTGGCATCGACCAGCGAACCGGTCTTTCCTCTGATACCTTTGCTGGATTCTCTGCGGGTCTAGGATTGAAAATAAAGCACTTGTCATTTGATTACGCTCTTACTTCTCACGGGGAAATCGGGTTTCTAAACCGATTCACAGTGGGGACTTCGCTGTAG